tacttGCTTTACATTCTTAAAAttcctatgctagagtaagtttggaacatagggtgcaagtcatttgtgcgttgatttgatagaaacacttttctaggcacaaggggttaattgggctatcggtaggatttgattattgcaagaaaatttagaattagcccaattcaccccccctcttgggcatcttgatcctttcaattggtatcagagcctcgtgctcacgtttttaagcctaaccgcttagagcaagatgtctcacggggatggacctcctcctatcgtcgagggggatgattttccatattggaaaattcacatggaggcttacctagaagctctagatgttggaattcttagagccgcctctcaagggttcccaacacctaagaatgccgcacaacttcaaggcgatgaagtaaactatgaaaaatggaatgcaaaggctcgcaacaccatctttagaggcctttgcaaagatgtgtttaatcgtgtaaggaaccacaaagacacccatgcactatggtcggacgtttgtgcgctccatgagggaaccaagagtgagcgtgaggaacgctatcatcttgtgattaaaaagctaaattcttttgagatgcttcccaaagaaagtgctaatgaaatgtattctcgtttaaatgttcttgtagaggaagtcaatgggcttggacttactcaaatgtcaccatccgacgttgtgagaaagatcttgagtgtcctccccattgacaaatatgggcacattgtgaccgtgctacatcaaggtgatctttccgccgctacaccgatacaaatcttaggaaagatcaatgctcatgagatgtacatgcacatcacgccacaagatggctcatcctctacaaagaagaaagagaaggacttagcattcaaagctagccaagataagggcaaggcaagacttgagtatgagagctcaagtgatgaagatgatgaagaaagtcttgctctcatggtgaagaagaccgccaagatgctaaagaagctaaacaagagtggcatcaagtttgacggcaagaagaagaagttcttcactagctcaagaagaaagccaatctccgagatggattgctacaattgtggcgaacttggtcacctagctcatcaatgcacaaagcccaagaaagacaagttcaagaacaagggtaagaaagatgattcaagtgatgaagatgaaaagaaaaagaataagccatacaagaagagagaaggcaaaaagagagacttctacaagaagaagaagagtggcaaggcctatattgtcggtgattggctcacggacattgattcatcaagtggatcatccgatgatgagagtgacaatgagaaggtggccgccattgctattgatcttgcattctcaccaccaccatcgccatcatcctctacacacctatgccttatggccaaggatgaacgcaaggtaactaagagtgatgatagtagtgatgatgagcaagctagtgatgatgatagtgatagcaatgatgattcacccacatatgatgatcttgtcaaaatattaagaaaatacactaagatcattagaaagagtagagctataaatgaaaaacttgatgctaaaaatgattcactcttagctaagtgtgatacattagaaaaggctaatgatgagctcaaagaaacaaatgattctatatcatccaaactcaaggagctcaaatcttctaagaaagagcttaaagataaacatgataaacttgagtgggtgcacaatgagcttatcactagtcacaacaagctaaaagatgaatatacaactctaaagatcaattatgatacccttgttattgcacaagaattcttaccaaatgagccacatgatgctactaaccatgttgttaagattgatatagctacctcatgtgatgatttaattgatgagagcattgagcatggatctagtagcaaaggcaagcaagtggttgagtgcaatgactatgatgagtatgtcaagctcaagagtgaccatgagaagctcatgaaagatcttgaagagatgaaaagtcacaacaccattgtgctagaaactcttgatcatgataaagagttgatccttgagaatgagaagctcaaagaagaaaacaagaaactcaaggaagagaagaacaatgatattctcaaggaagagaacaagaagctcaagatggagaaagagcatctcaaggtgagattgagcaagtttgctagagacaagcatctccaaagtgagctactcatgaataccgtcatgaagatggatagaagtggcattggatatatggcaagtgtagagaagaagaaggctcaagctcaacaccaacaatcaaagccaaagctaaagctaaagagatgttttgagtgtggacaagaaggccacttcgctcatgagtgtcaaactccaccaccacaacccttgcccaagcatgctagaccctttgctttcaatgctcactacatgcttagaaaagattctagtggaaagatgaaagtcatgttcttaggaccccccaacaagagtaggcctaagaagatttgggtggctaagtcacttgttgagaaggtgaagggccctcaacaagtttggatccctaaagcttgaatctcttatgtgtaggtgaactacaagaccggtggaagtcattgggttattgataatggttgcactcaacatatgaccggtgatcctcgtatgttcacctcactagatgaagaggtagatggacaagagaaaataacttttggagataattcaaagggcaaggttaaaggattgggcaaagtggcaatatcaaatgatcattccatctccaatgtgctctatgttgcctcattgagtttcaacttgctatccgttgggcaattgtgtgatcttggcttccaatgcttattcaccgagaaggaggttgttgtatccaaagtagatgacaaacaagtgatattcaatggatttagatacaacaacttatatctagttgacttcacctccgaagatgcaaacttgaagacttgcctattcaccaaaacaacacttgggtggctatggcatagaagacttgctcatgttgggatgagctcactcaagaagcttatgaagaatgatttggtgtgagggttgaaggatgtgaagtttgagaaggacaagctttgtagtgcatgtcaagccggcaagcaagttgcaaacactcatccaaccaaagctttcatgtcaaccacaagagtgctagaactcctacacatggatttatttggaccaacaacatacaagagtttgggaggaaatctctattgtcttatgattgtggatgactattcaaggtatacatgggtgttcttccttcatgacaaatccaaagttgcatcttgtttcaagaagtttgccaagagagcccaaaatgaatttgaagtgaagctcaagaagataagaaatgacaatggcaaagagtttgacaacacaaacatagaagcttattgtgatgaagttggaatcaaacatgaagtctccgcaacctatactcctcaacaaaatggtgtagttgagaggaagaaccggactttgatcactcttgcaaggacaatgctagatgagtacaacacccccgaagctctatgggcggaagcaattaacaccacatgttatgcatccaaccgcctatttcttcaaaagttccttgtcaagacaccgtatgagttgctcaatgggaagaagccggacgtctccttctttagggtgtttggttgcaagtgctatatctacaagaagcggcaacacctagggaagtttcaaagacattgtgatataggttttcttgttggttactcattgaagtccaaagcatatagagtatttaatcatgccaccggcttggttgaagaaacatatgatgtggagtttgatgaatctaacggctcccaaggagcacatgagaatcttgatgatgtaggtgatgaaccattgagggaggctatgaagaatattctggtgggagacatcaagccaaaagatgatgaagatgatgtacaagtcattgaccaaccttcttcattaaatgtaccacaagatggtgaataGCCATTGAAGAATCCAAAACTGCTCTTTCAAAAAACACTTCTCAGTCCTACTTCTGGGGCTTATATAAACCCATAGGCCATAGCAAGCGAATTGTAAATCTCGCACAGACATACATTTCACCACCGTGAAGATGAGGAGCAACAATGCTTCTTCTCTCTTTTACGCTTTGCTCATCATCTGCGCTGCTGCATTGCACGCAGATGCGTCCCAAGAGGATCAACTGCGAAAATTCATCAGGTCTAGGAGGGACAGTCGTAGCGACAAGGGCACGTTTAAGGTGAGTAACATAGGCCACAGGGTCAGCACAAGGTTCTCCGACAGCGAACAGAGCGCCCTGAAGGCAGCTGACAAGATCACTGCGCTGCCGGGGCAACCAGACGACGTCGACTTCGACCAGTACAGCGGGTATGTGACCGTCGACAAGGAGAATGGCCGGGCACTCTTCTACTACTTCGTGGAGGCGCCGCAGGATGCCTCGACAAAGCCGCTCCTCCTGTGGCTTAACGGAGGTACATATATCTTCTCTGAATTGTGGTAGAGCAGTTGCACGCAATGAGTTTGAACCTAACAATATACTAGTTCTGGAGTTCATTAATGTCAGTATGCGTGTGTTTCTGCATGTTAATGCATCAGTATGCATGGGTAATTAACCTGGTAATAACCGTCCACTACAGGGCCAGGATGCTCGTCGCTTGGCTACGGAGCAATGCAAGAACTCGGCCCGTTCCGTGTAAATAGCGACAACAAAACGCTGAGTAGAAACAAGAAAGCTTGGAACAATGGTAACTTGTAATTGCCTTTCTTTTGCTTAAGCTGGAAACTCATCGACAATATGTATATTTTTGGATGGGGAAACTCGATCTAACGGGATTAATAATTAAAAAAACGGTGTATATGTAGTGGCTAATGTGATCTTCTTGGAATCGCCGGCGGGTGTCGGATACTCTTACTCCAACACATCCTCGGACTACGACCGCAGTGGAGACCAAAGGACAGCTAATGACGCGTATTTGTTTTTGGTTAATTGGCTGGAACGCTTCCCCGAATACAAAAGCCGTCCATTCTACATCTCCGGGGAGAGCTACGCCGGACATTACGTGCCTGAACTTGCTGCCACCATCCTAATCCAGAATTCCTACAACAGCAAGACGGCAATAAACCTACGGGGCATCTTGGTACCAAATCGATTTTTTCTTTGCAGCAGGTTATATATAGTTAGCTTTGTAAAATAACAAAATTGTCCATAATGGTTATATATATCCTTTTCCTTCAAGGTTGGAAATCCACTTCTGGATTGGAATATGAACTTCAAGGGTAAAGTTGACTACTACTGGAGCCATGGGTTGATGTCAGACGAGGTATTTGACAACATAACCAGGCACTGCAATTTTGACAATTCAGATGGTGTGCTATGCAATGGCGCAGTGGAAGCTTTCGATCCTGGACAAATTGATCCTTACAACATCTATGCTCCAATCTGTGTTGACGCGGCCAACGGAGCATACTACCCCAGTGGCTACGTAAGGCAACGATTCACAATGTTTCACTTCATATATTTGGTTCTATATATAACATTTTCCACATATCGCAGTTACCTGGATATGATCCATGCAGCGATTATTACACCTATTCCTACCTCAATGACCCAGCAGTGCAGAAGGCCTTCCACGCTAGAATGACAAATTGGTCCGCATGCACGTAAGATCTTTTAATTGGGCCCATCACCACCGTTATAATATTAGTGAGCTAGGAGTAATTACAAAGTATTCACC
Above is a genomic segment from Miscanthus floridulus cultivar M001 chromosome 3, ASM1932011v1, whole genome shotgun sequence containing:
- the LOC136542058 gene encoding serine carboxypeptidase 1-like: MRSNNASSLFYALLIICAAALHADASQEDQLRKFIRSRRDSRSDKGTFKVSNIGHRVSTRFSDSEQSALKAADKITALPGQPDDVDFDQYSGYVTVDKENGRALFYYFVEAPQDASTKPLLLWLNGGPGCSSLGYGAMQELGPFRVNSDNKTLSRNKKAWNNVANVIFLESPAGVGYSYSNTSSDYDRSGDQRTANDAYLFLVNWLERFPEYKSRPFYISGESYAGHYVPELAATILIQNSYNSKTAINLRGILVGNPLLDWNMNFKGKVDYYWSHGLMSDEVFDNITRHCNFDNSDGVLCNGAVEAFDPGQIDPYNIYAPICVDAANGAYYPSGYLPGYDPCSDYYTYSYLNDPAVQKAFHARMTNWSACTNLHWKDSPISMVPTISWLVEKKLPVWIFSGDFDSVCPLPATRYSIHDLNLRITTPWRPWTVNKEVGGYVQQYKGGFIFASVRGAGHMVPSSQPERALVLLDSFLKGVLPPYVMEQ